From the genome of Candidatus Auribacterota bacterium, one region includes:
- the fdrA gene encoding acyl-CoA synthetase FdrA encodes MLKNIVVKNRYVDSIMLMSISARTKGGAGVKEVSAMMGTDANKELMNASGLLDDAGRAAGPMDLVIAVEARDDAAIRKAASAMEDLLTRREEASGAADEAPPRSLARALELCPGAKLLFISLPGAYARREAEAALDKGLHVMIFSDNVTLADEIALKRKARDLGLIVMGPDCGTAIIGGVALGFANVVNRGPVGIVGASGTGIQEVSCIISNMEHGITHAIGLGGRDLKEEVGGISMLMGLEALDAHADTKLIVLISKPPAPAVARKILDRAQSCAKPVIVNFLKGDPSEAAKRGLQFSPTIEGAALMAVAALRGKKCTPSGIHPELQSQAKEARKTLNPRQKYIRGLYSGGTLADEALLILQGVVGDCYSNTPLKPELKLKDSKKSVGHCLVDLGDDEFTRGRPHPMIDFTFRCERIVQEAEDPETAAILIDVVLGYGSHPDPAGALVPAIEKARKIASAEGRSLPFVASITGTDADPQNRSRQKTALESAGVLIAPTNAQAARLAGVIVKG; translated from the coding sequence GTGCTGAAGAATATTGTGGTAAAAAATCGCTACGTCGATTCTATCATGCTCATGTCCATTTCCGCGCGGACAAAAGGCGGTGCCGGCGTGAAAGAGGTTTCGGCAATGATGGGGACGGATGCGAACAAAGAGCTCATGAACGCATCCGGACTCCTGGACGATGCCGGGCGCGCCGCCGGGCCGATGGACCTCGTCATCGCGGTCGAAGCCCGTGATGACGCGGCGATACGGAAGGCCGCCTCAGCGATGGAGGATCTCCTCACCCGCCGCGAGGAAGCGTCCGGAGCCGCCGATGAGGCGCCGCCGCGCTCGCTCGCGCGCGCCCTCGAACTCTGCCCGGGGGCAAAGCTCCTTTTCATTTCCCTCCCCGGCGCCTACGCCCGCCGCGAGGCTGAGGCGGCGCTCGACAAGGGCCTTCACGTGATGATTTTCAGCGACAATGTGACCCTCGCGGACGAGATTGCCCTCAAGAGAAAAGCCCGGGACCTCGGTCTCATCGTCATGGGGCCCGACTGCGGGACAGCGATCATCGGCGGCGTCGCTCTCGGGTTCGCGAACGTGGTCAACCGCGGGCCGGTGGGGATCGTCGGCGCGTCGGGAACCGGCATCCAGGAGGTGAGCTGCATCATCTCCAACATGGAGCACGGCATCACCCACGCCATCGGGCTGGGCGGCCGTGACCTTAAGGAGGAGGTGGGCGGCATCAGCATGCTCATGGGACTGGAGGCGCTCGACGCGCACGCCGATACGAAACTGATCGTGCTCATTTCAAAACCTCCCGCCCCGGCGGTCGCACGGAAAATACTGGACAGGGCTCAATCCTGCGCGAAACCCGTCATCGTGAACTTCTTGAAGGGTGACCCGTCGGAGGCCGCGAAGCGCGGCCTCCAATTCTCACCCACGATCGAGGGAGCAGCCCTCATGGCGGTCGCCGCCCTGAGGGGGAAGAAGTGCACCCCGTCCGGAATCCACCCCGAACTCCAATCGCAGGCGAAAGAGGCAAGGAAGACATTGAACCCAAGGCAAAAATATATCCGCGGCCTCTATTCCGGTGGGACGCTCGCAGACGAGGCGCTGCTGATCCTTCAGGGGGTGGTCGGAGACTGTTATTCCAATACGCCGTTGAAACCTGAGTTGAAGCTCAAAGACTCGAAGAAGAGCGTGGGACACTGCCTCGTAGATCTCGGCGATGACGAGTTCACCCGCGGCAGGCCGCACCCCATGATTGACTTCACGTTCAGGTGCGAGCGGATCGTGCAGGAGGCCGAAGACCCGGAGACCGCCGCGATCCTTATCGACGTCGTGCTGGGCTACGGCTCGCACCCTGACCCCGCGGGCGCCCTCGTTCCGGCGATCGAGAAGGCTCGTAAGATCGCAAGCGCTGAGGGCCGGTCGCTCCCATTCGTCGCTTCCATAACCGGCACCGACGCCGACCCGCAGAATCGTTCGCGGCAGAAGACGGCGCTCGAGAGCGCAGGCGTGCTCATCGCGCCGACCAATGCCCAGGCAGCCCGCCTCGCGGGAGTCATAGTGAAAGGATAA
- a CDS encoding cobalamin B12-binding domain-containing protein — translation MKRNTPIRVLIAKPGLDGHDRGAIVIAHALRDAGMEVIYTGIRQTPEQIANTAIQEDVRVVCLSCLSGAHNRLFPRVVELLRAEGAPDILVFGGGIIPEEDIPALKEAGIAEIFGPGTMLSDIVAFITKSVH, via the coding sequence ATGAAAAGGAATACGCCGATCAGGGTTCTCATCGCCAAGCCGGGCCTCGACGGCCACGACCGCGGCGCCATCGTGATCGCCCACGCCCTGCGGGACGCCGGGATGGAGGTGATCTACACCGGCATCCGCCAGACACCGGAGCAGATCGCGAACACGGCGATCCAGGAGGACGTCCGCGTGGTTTGCCTGAGCTGCCTCTCCGGTGCGCACAACAGGCTGTTTCCGAGAGTCGTCGAGCTTCTCAGGGCGGAGGGGGCGCCCGATATCCTGGTTTTTGGCGGCGGCATCATCCCTGAAGAAGATATCCCCGCACTGAAGGAGGCAGGCATCGCGGAAATCTTCGGGCCGGGTACGATGCTTTCGGATATTGTTGCGTTCATCACAAAAAGTGTCCACTGA
- a CDS encoding CoA transferase: MQPLAGIKVLDLTRVLAGPFCTMILADMGADVIKIEQPGKGDDTRAFGPPFEKGESAYFLSINRNKKSITLDMKSDNGKEIIRRLIQRSDILVENFRPGTLKKLGFDYETVSKINPRLVYASVSGFGQTGPWSAKSGYDLAIQGLGGIMSLTGDAGGPPYKVGVSQADLTAGLYALQGILLALYAREKTGRGQLVDVGMFDCQIALLSFQAGIYFMTGVSPARKGNQHPTICPYETFKARDRYLTVAVGNDRLWQKFCALLGLEKLRDHPDYSTNPSRVQHRDRLFPIIQEEIGKRESAHWLKLFEEGGIPSGPILSVEEALTQPQTLAREMVATVDHRTLGNIKQTGIPIKLSETPGEIKNPPPCLGEHTDAVLESLGYSGADIQAMRAGGVI; encoded by the coding sequence ATGCAACCCCTTGCAGGCATCAAGGTTCTCGATCTGACCCGCGTTCTCGCGGGGCCTTTCTGCACGATGATCCTCGCGGATATGGGAGCCGACGTCATCAAGATCGAGCAGCCCGGGAAGGGCGACGACACGCGCGCGTTCGGCCCGCCATTCGAAAAAGGCGAGAGCGCCTATTTTCTCAGCATCAACCGCAACAAGAAGAGCATCACACTCGACATGAAGTCGGACAACGGCAAGGAAATCATCCGTCGGTTGATACAACGCTCAGACATTCTCGTTGAGAACTTCCGCCCGGGGACGCTCAAGAAGCTCGGTTTCGACTACGAAACCGTCTCGAAGATCAACCCGCGCCTCGTCTACGCATCCGTCTCCGGCTTCGGCCAGACGGGGCCGTGGTCAGCGAAATCGGGCTACGATCTCGCCATCCAGGGTCTCGGTGGAATCATGAGCCTCACCGGCGACGCGGGAGGCCCACCCTACAAGGTCGGGGTCTCACAGGCAGACCTCACTGCAGGCCTCTACGCGCTCCAGGGGATTTTGCTCGCGCTCTATGCGCGAGAGAAAACGGGGAGGGGGCAGCTGGTGGACGTCGGCATGTTCGATTGTCAGATCGCGCTCCTCAGCTTTCAGGCGGGGATCTACTTCATGACCGGCGTATCGCCCGCGCGGAAAGGGAACCAGCACCCCACCATCTGCCCCTATGAGACATTCAAGGCGCGGGACCGCTACCTCACTGTCGCTGTTGGCAATGACCGGCTCTGGCAGAAGTTCTGCGCGCTCCTCGGCCTCGAAAAGCTCCGGGATCATCCCGATTATTCAACAAACCCCAGTCGCGTGCAGCACCGCGATCGCCTCTTCCCGATCATCCAGGAGGAGATCGGCAAGAGGGAGAGCGCGCACTGGCTCAAACTCTTCGAAGAGGGTGGAATCCCCTCAGGCCCGATCCTCTCCGTCGAGGAAGCCCTCACCCAGCCGCAGACACTCGCGAGGGAGATGGTGGCCACGGTGGATCACCGCACCCTCGGGAATATCAAACAGACGGGAATCCCCATAAAGCTTTCCGAAACACCGGGGGAGATAAAAAATCCCCCACCCTGCCTCGGCGAGCACACCGACGCCGTGCTCGAAAGCCTCGGCTATTCGGGTGCTGATATCCAGGCCATGAGGGCAGGCGGGGTTATCTGA
- a CDS encoding methylmalonyl-CoA mutase family protein, whose amino-acid sequence MHNDITGAKANWQGAVRGARAKIGERKPTFTTSSGIPVDLIYTPEDVAGLDYVSDLGFPGEFPFTRGVQPTMYRSRLWTMRQYAGFGTAEESNARYRYLLDQGQTGLSIAFDLPTQIGYDSDHPLAEGEVGRVGVAIDSLEDMETLFRGIPLDRVSTSMTINSTAAILVAMYIALAEKEGVRRALLRGTIQNDILKEYVARGTYIFPPRPAMRITTDILSFCSREIPRWNAISVSGYHMREAGATAVQELAFTLADGIAYVEAAIAAGLEVDAFAPRISFFFNAHNNLFEEVAKFRAARRMWARIMRERFSAGDPRSLMLRFHAQTGGSTLTAQQPDNNIVRITIQALAAVLGGAQSLHTNSRDEALCLPTEESVRTALRTQQIIADESGVAETVDPLGGSYYVEHLTNRVEQEARAYLKEIDSMGGALKAIENGYIQREIQTSAYEYQKRVERTEQIVVGLNRYASDIEGHGALLRVTPETEEKQRRTLAKLKASRDRAAVTRALDAVEHAARGADNLMPPMLAAVKSYATVGEICDRLRAVFGEYRPVTTL is encoded by the coding sequence ATGCACAACGACATCACCGGCGCAAAGGCCAACTGGCAGGGCGCGGTACGAGGAGCCCGCGCGAAAATCGGCGAGCGGAAGCCGACCTTCACCACATCCTCAGGCATACCCGTCGATCTCATCTACACCCCCGAAGATGTTGCCGGCCTCGACTATGTGAGCGACCTCGGATTCCCGGGCGAGTTTCCGTTCACCCGCGGCGTGCAGCCCACCATGTACAGGAGTCGCCTGTGGACCATGCGCCAGTATGCGGGGTTCGGAACCGCGGAGGAATCGAATGCACGGTACCGCTACCTTCTCGATCAGGGGCAGACCGGCCTCTCCATTGCGTTCGATCTCCCCACGCAGATCGGCTACGACAGCGACCACCCCCTCGCCGAGGGAGAGGTAGGGAGGGTTGGTGTCGCCATCGATTCCCTCGAGGACATGGAAACCCTGTTCAGGGGAATTCCGCTGGACAGGGTGAGCACCTCCATGACCATCAACTCGACCGCCGCCATCCTCGTGGCCATGTACATCGCCCTCGCCGAGAAGGAGGGCGTCCGACGCGCCCTCCTGAGGGGGACCATCCAGAACGACATCCTGAAGGAGTACGTCGCCCGCGGCACCTATATATTTCCGCCGCGGCCGGCGATGCGCATCACCACGGACATACTCTCTTTCTGCAGCCGCGAAATCCCCCGTTGGAATGCGATAAGCGTGAGCGGCTACCACATGCGCGAGGCGGGGGCCACCGCCGTGCAGGAGCTCGCCTTCACCCTCGCTGATGGGATCGCGTACGTCGAAGCGGCAATCGCTGCGGGCCTTGAGGTGGATGCCTTCGCACCGCGGATTTCATTCTTCTTCAATGCCCACAACAATCTCTTCGAGGAAGTCGCCAAGTTCCGCGCGGCACGGAGGATGTGGGCGAGGATCATGCGCGAGCGGTTTAGCGCAGGCGACCCGCGCTCGCTCATGCTCCGCTTCCACGCGCAAACCGGCGGCTCCACACTCACCGCCCAGCAGCCTGACAACAACATCGTGCGCATCACGATCCAGGCGCTCGCCGCGGTCCTCGGCGGTGCCCAGAGCCTGCACACCAATTCGCGCGACGAAGCCCTGTGCCTCCCGACGGAGGAGTCTGTTCGCACCGCACTGCGAACGCAGCAGATTATCGCCGATGAGAGCGGTGTCGCCGAAACCGTCGATCCGCTCGGAGGGTCCTACTACGTGGAGCATCTCACCAACCGGGTTGAACAGGAGGCGCGCGCGTACCTCAAGGAGATTGACTCGATGGGGGGCGCACTCAAGGCGATCGAGAACGGCTACATCCAGCGCGAGATCCAGACGAGCGCCTATGAGTACCAGAAGAGGGTCGAGCGCACGGAGCAGATCGTGGTCGGCCTCAACCGGTACGCCTCTGACATCGAGGGCCACGGCGCCCTCTTGCGCGTCACGCCCGAAACAGAAGAGAAGCAGCGCCGCACGCTCGCGAAGCTGAAGGCATCCAGGGACAGGGCTGCGGTCACGCGGGCCCTGGATGCGGTTGAGCACGCTGCGCGCGGCGCGGATAATCTCATGCCGCCGATGCTCGCCGCGGTAAAATCATACGCAACCGTGGGAGAGATCTGCGACCGGCTGAGGGCGGTCTTCGGCGAATACCGGCCGGTGACGACACTATGA
- the def gene encoding peptide deformylase, which translates to MRLDIYLFGDEVLRKRASEIADITPEIARLAENMLETMYYHEGLGLAAPQVGVPLRLTVMDIPRDGSGKIVLINPVIREIGGKQAMEEGCLSFPDIVVSVERATELTVEFTNLSGKRKEKKMTGVAAQAVQHEIDHLDGVLLIDRMSVARRTLLSGRLRKLRTRGEKGERR; encoded by the coding sequence ATGCGTCTAGATATATATCTTTTTGGCGATGAGGTGCTGAGGAAACGAGCGTCAGAGATCGCCGACATCACTCCTGAGATCGCGCGTTTGGCGGAGAATATGCTGGAGACGATGTACTACCATGAAGGGCTCGGTCTGGCAGCTCCCCAGGTCGGCGTGCCCCTGAGGCTCACCGTGATGGATATCCCCCGGGATGGCAGCGGCAAGATCGTGCTCATCAACCCGGTGATCCGCGAGATCGGCGGGAAACAGGCGATGGAGGAAGGCTGCCTGAGTTTCCCTGACATCGTGGTTTCTGTCGAGCGGGCGACGGAGCTCACGGTTGAGTTCACCAATCTCTCCGGGAAGCGGAAGGAGAAAAAGATGACCGGCGTGGCGGCACAGGCTGTCCAGCATGAAATCGACCATCTGGACGGCGTATTGCTCATAGACAGGATGAGCGTGGCGCGCCGCACGTTGCTCTCGGGGCGTTTGAGGAAATTGCGCACACGTGGAGAGAAGGGGGAGCGGCGATGA
- the meaB gene encoding methylmalonyl Co-A mutase-associated GTPase MeaB has product MNLAREVLNHDPRAASRLLSLIEDGDPRAAVELKKLYPHTGTSYLIGITGPPGSGKSTLADQLIVHYRSQGLTIGVLAVDPSSPFSGGAVLGDRIRMQRHATDSNVFIRSMANRNWPGGLSQATAEAVRILEAYGCDPVIVETVGVGQSEVEVARLAYTTILVCTPAAGDKIQALKAGVIEIADIVVMNKADFPDAEHASKSIEMIIAMKPAPAWRVPVVRTVARDGKGIDELIGAIESHRRVMESTGILSRKKRETAKSQLRDIICRRLYETARARLPEDSELEQYAEQLMRGSTDPYSLAEEIVSRLG; this is encoded by the coding sequence GTGAATCTTGCCAGAGAAGTACTCAACCACGATCCCCGCGCGGCAAGCCGCCTCCTAAGCCTAATTGAGGACGGCGACCCACGCGCCGCCGTGGAATTGAAAAAACTCTACCCTCACACCGGCACGTCTTACCTCATCGGCATCACCGGCCCGCCCGGCTCCGGCAAGAGCACGCTCGCCGACCAGCTCATCGTGCACTACCGCTCACAGGGGCTCACGATCGGCGTGCTCGCCGTCGACCCCTCCAGCCCTTTCAGTGGGGGGGCCGTCCTCGGCGACCGCATCCGCATGCAGCGGCACGCCACGGACAGTAATGTTTTTATTCGCAGCATGGCGAACCGCAACTGGCCCGGAGGGCTGAGCCAGGCGACCGCTGAGGCCGTCCGCATCCTCGAAGCGTATGGCTGCGATCCCGTCATCGTGGAGACCGTCGGCGTCGGGCAGAGCGAGGTCGAGGTGGCGCGCCTGGCGTACACGACCATCCTCGTCTGCACACCCGCCGCGGGAGACAAGATCCAGGCACTCAAGGCGGGAGTGATCGAGATCGCCGACATCGTCGTCATGAACAAGGCTGATTTCCCCGATGCGGAGCACGCGTCGAAATCAATCGAGATGATCATTGCCATGAAACCTGCGCCCGCGTGGCGGGTTCCCGTCGTGAGAACGGTCGCGCGTGATGGGAAAGGGATCGATGAGCTCATCGGCGCAATTGAGTCGCACCGGCGGGTCATGGAATCGACCGGCATCCTCTCCAGGAAAAAGAGGGAGACCGCCAAAAGTCAGCTCCGGGACATCATATGCAGGAGGCTCTACGAAACTGCGCGGGCGCGGCTCCCGGAGGATTCCGAGCTGGAACAGTACGCCGAACAACTCATGCGAGGCTCCACCGATCCCTATTCTCTTGCGGAGGAAATTGTCAGTAGGCTGGGATGA
- the mce gene encoding methylmalonyl-CoA epimerase, translated as MIVKIDHIGIAVRKIEDSLPLYRDLLGLKNIRIEKVPEQKVRVAMIRIGEVKIELVEALGPDSPISKFIEKRGEGIHHIALSTDDIRRDIQRATSSGIKLINETPTRRGDEYEIAFLHPSSTGKVLIELCQPIQSHR; from the coding sequence ATGATTGTTAAAATCGACCATATCGGGATTGCCGTCAGGAAGATTGAGGATTCACTCCCCCTCTACCGTGACCTCCTCGGTCTCAAAAACATCCGCATCGAGAAGGTGCCGGAGCAGAAGGTGCGCGTGGCGATGATACGGATCGGCGAGGTAAAGATCGAGCTCGTCGAGGCGCTCGGCCCAGACAGCCCGATCTCGAAATTCATCGAAAAAAGGGGCGAGGGGATCCACCACATTGCCCTGAGCACTGATGATATACGCCGCGACATCCAGAGGGCGACATCGTCCGGAATCAAGCTTATCAACGAGACACCGACGCGGCGCGGCGACGAGTACGAAATCGCCTTCCTCCACCCCTCCTCTACCGGCAAGGTCCTCATCGAACTCTGCCAGCCGATTCAAAGCCATCGCTAA
- a CDS encoding aldehyde ferredoxin oxidoreductase family protein has protein sequence MGYGFWGTLLTVDLTTGKIGQRSIPEDRFRKYLLGSGLAAKLLYDELDIRLDPLAPENSLIFIRGLFNGLVLPGDSKFNVCARSPLTGIWGESAAGGHFHQQFNATGWDGVIFTGASPKPVYLWVNEERVEIRDASHLWGLDTFETSTRLKAETDEKAIVAAIGPSGEKGVLFASIMFDGHIARAAGRCGMGTVMGSKKLKAVVVRGNKKLPVKDPEGLKAALKEQIPKILEAAKGLTDFSTAGGVEAVELHGDLPIKNWYEGSWKEQATKICGQTFIPKTLERHYACFGCPIRCAKIIKLDSGPYAPLFGHAPEYETLAAFGSMCLIDDYEAIMAANETCNRLGMDTISCGGAVAFAIECYEKGVISTNDTDGLELTWGNAPAMVELVGRIGNRSGTLATLLGQGVKQAAEKLGHGSEQWAVHTKGLEYPYHDPRAFTCMAANYATGNRGACHLEALSYFLGRGVPLADMGYTTPPDPHSNEGKGKICYDTQNFQGLFNPLGLCKFLFLGRVGPQWITGWLNYVAGWDITMHDLLHISERLINLKRMYNVRLGIRRKDDKLPPRLATHARPSGGAKGVLPDVDKMVSELYALRGWDKDGIPTQATAARFGLEQEYHLIEKAVTKM, from the coding sequence ATGGGCTACGGTTTCTGGGGCACACTGCTCACCGTTGATCTCACGACCGGGAAGATAGGCCAGCGATCAATCCCTGAGGATCGATTCAGGAAATATCTTCTCGGCAGCGGCCTGGCTGCCAAGCTGCTGTATGACGAGCTGGATATCAGGCTCGATCCCCTTGCCCCTGAGAACTCCCTCATTTTCATCCGCGGCCTGTTTAACGGCCTCGTGCTCCCCGGCGACAGCAAGTTCAACGTCTGCGCCCGCTCCCCCCTCACTGGCATCTGGGGAGAATCCGCAGCGGGGGGGCACTTCCACCAGCAGTTCAACGCGACCGGCTGGGACGGCGTCATCTTCACGGGGGCCTCACCAAAACCTGTCTACCTGTGGGTGAACGAAGAAAGGGTTGAAATCCGCGACGCATCGCACCTCTGGGGGCTTGACACATTCGAGACAAGCACACGTCTAAAAGCGGAGACAGATGAGAAGGCAATCGTCGCCGCGATAGGTCCCTCCGGCGAGAAGGGTGTCCTCTTCGCCTCGATTATGTTCGACGGCCACATCGCCCGCGCCGCCGGCCGCTGCGGCATGGGGACAGTGATGGGTTCGAAGAAACTCAAGGCGGTCGTGGTCCGCGGGAATAAGAAGCTTCCTGTGAAAGACCCTGAGGGCCTGAAGGCCGCCCTCAAGGAGCAGATACCCAAAATCCTTGAGGCAGCCAAGGGCCTCACCGATTTCTCCACCGCGGGCGGCGTCGAGGCGGTGGAGCTCCATGGCGACCTCCCCATCAAAAATTGGTATGAGGGGAGCTGGAAGGAGCAGGCGACGAAGATCTGCGGGCAGACGTTCATCCCCAAAACACTCGAGCGCCACTACGCATGCTTCGGCTGCCCCATCCGCTGCGCAAAGATTATCAAGCTTGACTCAGGCCCCTACGCGCCGCTCTTCGGCCACGCGCCGGAATACGAGACGCTCGCCGCCTTCGGGTCGATGTGCCTGATTGACGACTACGAGGCCATCATGGCGGCGAACGAGACGTGCAACCGGCTCGGGATGGACACCATCTCCTGCGGCGGCGCGGTCGCCTTCGCCATTGAGTGCTACGAGAAGGGGGTCATCAGTACAAATGACACGGACGGGCTTGAGCTCACCTGGGGGAACGCCCCCGCCATGGTCGAGCTGGTCGGCCGCATCGGCAACCGCAGCGGTACGCTGGCCACGCTCCTCGGACAGGGGGTGAAACAGGCAGCGGAGAAACTGGGCCACGGGTCAGAACAATGGGCGGTCCACACCAAGGGCCTCGAGTACCCCTACCACGATCCCCGCGCCTTCACCTGCATGGCGGCGAACTACGCCACGGGAAACCGCGGCGCGTGCCACCTCGAGGCGCTGAGTTATTTCCTGGGCCGCGGCGTCCCGCTCGCCGACATGGGCTACACGACGCCGCCCGATCCCCACTCGAACGAGGGGAAGGGGAAGATCTGCTATGACACGCAGAATTTTCAGGGCCTCTTCAATCCCCTCGGCCTCTGTAAGTTTTTATTCCTGGGGAGGGTCGGTCCGCAGTGGATAACCGGCTGGCTCAACTACGTCGCGGGATGGGACATCACGATGCATGACCTGCTCCACATTTCCGAGCGACTCATCAACCTGAAGCGGATGTACAACGTGCGGCTCGGGATACGGAGGAAGGACGACAAACTCCCGCCGCGCCTCGCGACTCACGCGCGCCCGAGTGGGGGGGCGAAGGGCGTCCTGCCCGATGTGGACAAGATGGTCTCCGAACTCTACGCGCTCCGCGGCTGGGATAAGGATGGGATCCCCACACAAGCGACCGCGGCCCGCTTCGGACTTGAACAGGAATACCATTTGATTGAGAAGGCCGTCACAAAAATGTAG
- the galE gene encoding UDP-glucose 4-epimerase GalE produces the protein MRVLVTGGAGYIGSVTIAELLARGHDVTVYDNLEKGHRDAVPPGARLIADDLARGARIEETLRKFKIEAVIHFAGYSLVGESVEHPARYFINNICNGLNLLEAMREAGTGRIVFSSSAAVYGTPERVPIGEDQPARPINPYGESKLYFEKILHRYHRAYGMDCVSLRYFNAAGASEAHGEDHDPETHLIPSVLKVALGQAERVKVFGSDYATGDGTCVRDYIHVSDLAEAHVIALGCRGEYVYNLGDGKGYSVREVIETARRVTGRTIREDMAPRRPGDPAVLIAGPEKIQRELGWAPRRVRIEEIIESAWEWMRKFPDGYKK, from the coding sequence ATGAGGGTTCTGGTAACGGGCGGGGCGGGGTATATAGGGAGCGTCACGATTGCCGAGCTCCTCGCGCGCGGGCACGACGTCACCGTCTATGACAATCTGGAGAAGGGGCATCGCGATGCCGTTCCTCCTGGTGCCCGCCTGATCGCGGACGACCTGGCGCGCGGAGCACGCATTGAAGAGACGCTCAGGAAATTCAAAATCGAGGCGGTGATCCACTTCGCGGGATACAGCCTGGTCGGGGAATCGGTGGAGCACCCGGCGCGGTATTTTATCAATAACATCTGCAACGGGCTCAACCTGCTTGAAGCGATGCGGGAGGCGGGGACCGGTCGTATCGTATTTTCGTCCTCTGCGGCGGTCTACGGCACGCCGGAGCGGGTTCCGATAGGGGAGGATCAGCCTGCCAGGCCAATCAACCCCTACGGCGAATCCAAGCTCTATTTCGAAAAAATCCTGCACCGCTACCACCGAGCCTATGGCATGGACTGTGTTTCGCTCAGGTACTTCAATGCGGCGGGCGCGAGCGAAGCGCACGGCGAGGATCACGACCCGGAGACCCACCTCATCCCCTCGGTGCTCAAGGTCGCCCTGGGGCAGGCGGAGCGCGTGAAGGTGTTCGGGAGCGACTATGCGACCGGCGATGGCACGTGTGTGCGCGACTACATCCATGTGAGCGATCTGGCTGAGGCGCATGTCATCGCGCTCGGCTGCCGCGGGGAGTACGTCTATAACCTCGGAGATGGGAAGGGCTATTCGGTCCGCGAGGTTATCGAGACCGCGAGAAGAGTTACCGGGAGGACGATCAGGGAGGATATGGCCCCCCGGAGACCAGGCGATCCGGCAGTGCTGATTGCGGGACCTGAGAAGATACAGCGCGAGCTGGGATGGGCGCCCCGCCGGGTGAGGATCGAAGAGATCATTGAGAGCGCGTGGGAGTGGATGCGGAAATTTCCGGATGGATATAAAAAGTAG